The following coding sequences lie in one Caretta caretta isolate rCarCar2 chromosome 28, rCarCar1.hap1, whole genome shotgun sequence genomic window:
- the AP1S1 gene encoding AP-1 complex subunit sigma-1A, with protein MRSAARPGPGSVPGQVERGDRTGPDGPVGGGVAMMRFMLLFSRQGKLRLQKWYLATSDKEKKKMVRELMQVVLARKPKMCSFLEWRDLKVVYKRYASLYFCCAIEGQDNELITLELIHRYVELLDKYFGSVCELDIIFNFEKAYFILDEFLMGGEIQDTSKKSVLKAIEQADLLQEEDESPRSVLEEMGLA; from the exons ATGCGCAGCGCGGCGAGGCCGGGCCCGGGCTCGGTACCTGGCCAGGTTGAGCGAGgcgaccggaccggaccggacggGCCGGTGGGGGGAGGCGTCGCCATG atGCGGTTCATGCTCCTGTTCAGCCGGCAGGGGAAGCTGCGGCTGCAGAAGTGGTACCTGGCCACCTcggacaaggagaagaagaagatggTGCGGGAGCTGATGCAAGTGGTGCTCGCCCGCAAGCCCAAGATGTGCAGCTTCCTGGAGTGGAGGGACCTCAAGGTGGTCTACAAAAG GTACGCCAGCCTGTACTTCTGCTGTGCCATCGAAGGCCAGGACAACGAGTTGATCACGCTGGAGCTGATCCACCGATACGTGGAGCTGCTGGACAAATACTTCGGCAGC GTATGCGAGCTGGATATCATCTTCAACTTTGAGAAGGCCTATTTCATCCTGGACGAGTTCCTCATGGGCGGGGAGATCCAAGACACCTCCAAGAAGAGCGTGCTGAAGGCCATCGAGcaggctgacctgctgcaggag